Part of the Pseudobacteriovorax antillogorgiicola genome is shown below.
ATTCTTAATCGAACCTGGAAGGAAACACTACTATCAGGCATGAGGGCCTGGGACGATCTGGGTGAGTTTGAATCCGTTTTCAGCGAAGTTGAATCAAAATATAAAGGTTTGCCCATATTGATGTGAATCCGGCTCCAAAGAAAAGACGGAACCTAATCCGCTATCTAAGCAAATACCTTTGCCGGCCTCAGATCAGCTTAAAGCGGCTATTGAGATACAGCTCTAGTAGTGACGAGGTGGTGTACAAATACAATAGTCATAGCTCTGGGAAAAGCGAGGTGGAGCGTACCAGTGTCATAAAGTTTATTGGCCGGATGGTTCAGCAAATACTTCCACCAAGGTTTAAGCGAATTCGTTACTATGGGCTTCAGTCGCAGAGCAATCGTAGTAGGCTTACAGCAAAGGTATGCGAGGCGGTAGGGCGGCTGGTACTGCTGCCAGAAATAGAAAGGCGGTCAGAGGTTCCAGCCAGATCAAGCTACAAAGGCTTGATAGAGATTTGGTGGGGTGAAGATCCTTTTCGTTGCAAGGAATGTGGGAACCAGATGGAGCTAGCCCGTGTGTGGCAGTTTGGTAAGGGCTGGATTTTCAATATATTTGATCAGCTTTTTGGCTATGATCTTGGCCCACCTGGGCATCTTCCTGACTTTTGCTATAGCTAAAGAAGTCATCACGATAGGCCGAATGTCTCTTCCATCGATTCAAAAAGGTGACTAGCTTTTTTGGATGGAATAATCATTTTGCGAATATAAGAGGCGTGATCCAGAATCGACTGTTCTCTATCAGGTCTTGCAGCAGAATATTGATGATTTTTTTAGGGACTTAGAAAGCAACCCTGATCAGAAGTCACTGCCATACTTCGTAAAAAAAGAGTTTGAAAAATTCCTAAGCTGCGGTCTTCTAGCACATGGTTTTGTCAGGTTAAAGTGCTCAGACTGCTCAGAGTCTCTTATAGTTGCTTTCAGCTGCAAATGTCGAGGTTTTTGTCCCAGTTGCGCAGGCCGGAGAATGTCAGAGAGAGCTATAAACCTTACGGATGAAGTGATTCCCTTTGTTCCAACAAGACATTGGGTTCTGTCGTTGCCCTTTGAATTGCGCTACTGGATGGCTTCCGATGACGATCTTTTGAAAAAAGTGAATGGGATCTTTTGCGCAGAAATCAATAACTACC
Proteins encoded:
- a CDS encoding transposase, with product MNPAPKKRRNLIRYLSKYLCRPQISLKRLLRYSSSSDEVVYKYNSHSSGKSEVERTSVIKFIGRMVQQILPPRFKRIRYYGLQSQSNRSRLTAKVCEAVGRLVLLPEIERRSEVPARSSYKGLIEIWWGEDPFRCKECGNQMELARVWQFGKGWIFNIFDQLFGYDLGPPGHLPDFCYS